The genomic DNA ATGATTGAGAATCACCTGAATGTTCTTAGGTAAAGGAAACGCTGGCTGATTCTCAGGCGAAACAACTAAAATCCGTTCTAATACGTCTAATTGATTCACTAAGGTTAACGTGTGCTCTAAAAATGTTTTTCCTTGATATTTTAAGAACAATTTATTTTGGCCCATCCGTTGTGAATTGCCCGATGCTAGAATAATGACACTAACGAGTGACATGAGTTGTCTCCTTTTATCTTTTTTTCTTTTGATAAGGGGTATTTTCTAAAGGCAGACTTGGTCGGAGCTGACCATCCAAGGCAAAATATGCGCCTGCTAAAGCTGGTGCGGTAGGGATCGTTGCTAACTCACCTACGCCTTTAATTCCATAAGCTAAACCTTCGTGAAGATTGTCAGCATGAACCAAAATTGTTTCAATTGGTGGTACTTGAGTGGCGTTCACTAATCCTAGCGTTGCATATTTTGCTTTAACATAGCCTTCTTCTAAGGCAAATTTTTCAGTTAAAGCATACCCCATGCCCATCGCAATCCCACCTTCAATTTGACCTTCAGCAGCTCGTGGATTCACCACTTGCCCCATATCATACGCAGCCACAAATTTAGCTACTTTTCCTTTGTCATCTAGAATAGCTACTTCAGCAGCATAACCATAACCAGCATGACTAACTGGACTTTTTTTATCATTGATTAATGGATCCGTTTTCGCTGAATATTCCCCATAAAATTCTTCGCCTTCCAAATCACTTAAAGCACGTCCCATATCAAGCTCATACCGTAATTGCATTGCCGCTCTTCTAGTAGCTTCTCCTGTGAAGAGTGACTGCCTCGAAGCCGTTGTTGTTCCTGAATTCGGCGTTCTTCTCGTATCAGGTGCTTCCGCAACAATCATTTCTGGTGGTAAATTTAATGTTTCACAGGCAATTTGCGTCGTAACGGTTGCCATCCCTTGACCGATACAAGCAGCACTTGTGCGGACATGTATTTTTCCTTCTTCAACAGAAATAATACAACGCCCTGTATCAGGTAGCCCCACACCCACGCCACTATTTTTAAAGAAACTAGAAATTCCAGCAACTTCCGCTTGTTCATAGACGTCTTTAACCGCTAACAAGGCTTCTTTTAACGCCGCATTTTTCGAGACCAATTGTCCATTCGGTAAAGTATCTCCTGGGGCGACGGCATTTTTAAAGCGTATTTCCCATGGTGATAGTCCGACTTTTTCTGCTAACAAGTTTAAATTACTTTCAATTGCAAAAGCCGTTTGGCAAACACCAAATCCACGAAATGCACCTGCTGGCGGATTATTAGTATATACAGCAAACCCTTCCACATCAATCGTTTGATACTTGTAGGGACCTGCCGCATGTGTACAAGCCCGTTGCAATACTGGTCCTCCTAAAGAAGCATAGGCCCCAGTATCCGCATAAATCACTGCTTTCATTGCAGTTAAATTGCCTTCTTCATCACAGCCGGTCGTAAAGTCCATTTCCATGCCATGGCGTTTGGGATGAACCATCAAACTTTCTTCACGGCTTAGCAGTACTTTTACTGGTTTCTTCAATAACCAAGCGGCTAAGGATGCATGATGCTGAACACTCATGTCTTCTTTCCCACCAAAACCGCCACCAACAAGTTTTGATTGAACATGAATTTTTTCCTTATCCAGTCCTAACATCCGAGCCACTTCCCGTTGTTCATCATAGATACTTTGACCCGCACTAAAGAGTAAAATGCCCTCACCTTCAGGCTGTGCAATCGCACACTCGGGTTCCATAAAGGCATGTTCGTTAATTGGTACGGAATAATGTTCTGTCACTACAAACGCAGAATTTGCTAATACTTCATCTGCGTTGCCACGTACCAAGTGTTCATGAGACAAGATATTGCCCTTTTCATGAATAGCTGGTGCACCTTCTGCTAAAGCAGCTTCACAAGAAGTAAGCGGTATCATTCCTTCGTAATCAACTTCCACTAAATTTTTTATCTCTGGTAAGGTTTCTTTTCTTTTTGAAACAACGAGTGCCACTGCATCCCCAACATACCGTGTTATTTCTCCTTCTGGAATCATTACATCCCAATCGGAAATAAATTCTAAATGACCAATTTTATTATTTCCTGGAACGTCTTTAGCTGTGAACACAGCCACACAGTCAGGATGCGCCAATGCTTGGGTACTA from Enterococcus faecalis includes the following:
- the xdh gene encoding selenium-dependent xanthine dehydrogenase; translated protein: MYSIIVNGQSETCETNKKLMDFLREDLGLTGTKDGCNQGSCGACTVLVNGKASKACLFTLEKLAGKEVTTIEGLSQRQKDVYAYAFAKTGAVQCGYCIPGMVISAQGLLNKKPEPTKEDIQKALRGNICRCTGYVKIIEAIQLAAKMFCEETSIPEEHSNGKLGEDFQRVDAVEKTLGTGIYVDDIDIEGMLHASALRSAYPRAKVLSIDSTQALAHPDCVAVFTAKDVPGNNKIGHLEFISDWDVMIPEGEITRYVGDAVALVVSKRKETLPEIKNLVEVDYEGMIPLTSCEAALAEGAPAIHEKGNILSHEHLVRGNADEVLANSAFVVTEHYSVPINEHAFMEPECAIAQPEGEGILLFSAGQSIYDEQREVARMLGLDKEKIHVQSKLVGGGFGGKEDMSVQHHASLAAWLLKKPVKVLLSREESLMVHPKRHGMEMDFTTGCDEEGNLTAMKAVIYADTGAYASLGGPVLQRACTHAAGPYKYQTIDVEGFAVYTNNPPAGAFRGFGVCQTAFAIESNLNLLAEKVGLSPWEIRFKNAVAPGDTLPNGQLVSKNAALKEALLAVKDVYEQAEVAGISSFFKNSGVGVGLPDTGRCIISVEEGKIHVRTSAACIGQGMATVTTQIACETLNLPPEMIVAEAPDTRRTPNSGTTTASRQSLFTGEATRRAAMQLRYELDMGRALSDLEGEEFYGEYSAKTDPLINDKKSPVSHAGYGYAAEVAILDDKGKVAKFVAAYDMGQVVNPRAAEGQIEGGIAMGMGYALTEKFALEEGYVKAKYATLGLVNATQVPPIETILVHADNLHEGLAYGIKGVGELATIPTAPALAGAYFALDGQLRPSLPLENTPYQKKKR